A genome region from Sciurus carolinensis chromosome 19, mSciCar1.2, whole genome shotgun sequence includes the following:
- the Hrh1 gene encoding histamine H1 receptor, which yields MTLPNSSCVLEDKMCEGNKTTMASPQLMPLVVVLSSISLVTVVLNLLVLYAIRSERKLHTVGNLYIVSLSVADLIVGAVVMPMNILYLLMTKWSLGRPLCLFWLSMDYVASTASIFSVFILCIDRYRSVQQPLRYLKYRTKTRASATILGAWFLSFLWVIPILGWHHFMSRTSGRREDKCETDFYDVTWFKIMTAIINFYLPTLLMLWFYLKIYKAVRRHCQHRELINGSLPAFLEIKQKPENPKVGTKKSEKEALKRESKDASSGPVLKPSPLDTKERKSPDTLSQEEDGEAAKLPCFSLDLVQTQSVAAGDGRGCEVVDKSENQLKMEGQSLNTHRVSEMSVDHMFAESQSIGRTTDSDTSTEPALGRDKLRSGSNPGLDYIKFTWKRLRSHSRQYVSGLHVNRERKAARQLGFIMAAFILCWIPYFIFFMVIAFCKSCCNEHVHMFTIWLGYINSTLNPLIYPLCNENFKKTFKKILHIRS from the coding sequence ATGACCCTTCCCAATTCCTCCTGTGTCTTAGAAGACAAGATGTGTGAGGGGAACAAGACCACCATGGCCAGCCCCCAGTTGATGCCCCTGGTGGTGGTCCTGAGCAGCATCTCCCTGGTCACAGTGGTACTCAACCTGCTGGTGCTGTATGCTATACGGAGCGAGCGGAAGCTGCATACTGTGGGGAACCTGTACATCGTTAGCCTCTCGGTGGCAGACCTGATCGTGGGTGCTGTGGTCATGCCCATGAACATCCTGTACCTCCTCATGACCAAGTGGTCCCTGGGTCGCCCTCTCTGCCTCTTTTGGCTTTCCATGGACTATGTGGCTAGCACGGCATCCATTTTCAGTGTCTTCATCTTATGCATTGATCGCTACCGCTCTGTCCAACAGCCCCTCAGGTACCTGAAGTATCGCACCAAGACCCGAGCATCAGCCACCATCTTGGGAGCCTGGTTTCTCTCCTTTCTATGGGTCATTCCCATCCTAGGTTGGCATCACTTCATGTCCCGCACCTCAGGGCGCCGAGAGGACAAGTGTGAGACAGACTTCTACGATGTCACCTGGTTCAAGATCATGACTGCCATCATCAACTTCTACCTGCCCACATTACTCATGCTCTGGTTCTATCTGAAGATCTACAAGGCTGTACGACGACACTGTCAGCACCGGGAGCTCATCAATGGATCCCTTCCTGCTTTCTTAGAAATTAAACAGAAGCCAGAGAATCCCAAGGTGGGCACCAAAAAATCAGAGAAGGAGGCTCTGAAAAGGGAGTCGAAAGATGCCAGTAGTGGACCTGTTTTGAAGCCATCACCCCTGGATACAAAGGAGAGAAAATCTCCAGATACCTTGAGCCAAGAGGAGGATGGAGAAGCAGCTAAACTCCCCTGCTTCTCACTTGATCTTGTGCAGACACAGAGTGTGGCAGCGGGAGATGGAAGGGGCTGCGAAGTTGTGGACAAGAGTGAGAATCAGCTCAAGATGGAGGGGCAGAGCCTAAACACCCATCGAGTCAGCGAGATGTCAGTGGATCACATGTTTGCCGAGAGCCAGTCCATCGGCCGCACAACAGACTCAGACACCAGCACAGAGCCAGCACTGGGCAGAGACAAATTGAGAAGTGGGTCCAACCCAGGCCTGGACTACATCAAGTTCACATGGAAGAGGCTCCGCTCCCATTCCAGACAGTACGTGTCTGGTTTGCATGTGAACCGCGAACGGAAGGCTGCCAGACAGTTGGGTTTCATCATGGCAGCCTTCATCCTTTGCTGGATTCCCTACTTCATCTTCTTCATGGTCATTGCTTTCTGCAAGAGCTGCTGCAATGAACATGTGCACATGTTCACCATCTGGCTGGGCTACATCAACTCCACGCTGAACCCCCTCATCTACCCCTTGTGCAATGAGAACTTCAAGAAGACATTCAAGAAAATTCTACACATTCGATCATAA